TGTGATTGGATTCAAATGTTAATGCCTCGGGGCGCTTCAACATCAACCACCCGACATACCCGCCCCAAAATGCCAGAGAGCCAAGCCACTGCGCGCTCGACGGCACCCATTCCCACATCGCACCAATGGGAATGAGCGCAAAGGGCAATACCAGAAAAGGCAGTATCATCCACGCTGCTCGCCGGGGTCCCAATAGTACGGGTAATGTCTTCATGCCGAAGGCGCGGTCTCCTTCCACATCTGCGAAATCTTTGGTGTTGCTGGCTCCAAACACGTAGAGGCCGAATACCAGGCCCACAAACCAGGGTGCCGGGTGCCATATAGGTTCCACAACTGCCCATCCCCCTATGGGTAGCAAACACCCCCGTCCGAATCCCAGTGCCAGACTTGAAGAGAGTGCGTGTCGTTTCAGCCGCAAGGGCGGTGCTGAATAGGCAAGCGTGAGCAATGCACCCACCGCGAAGATGCCCAGCAGTCGGGGATGTACCAGATAGGCGAGACCGAGGGCGATGATATAACACGCGGTTCCCAGCAGTGCCGCCCCGCGCATGGATACGCTTCCCGAGGGCATGGGGCGGGTGGGTTTGTTGATCCGATCAATTTCCAGATCGCAGCACTGGTTGATGATGTTCGATCCCGCATTCAGGATTGTGACAGCCAGCGTGCCTACCAGGCCCGCTGTTGGGATTTCTCCGCCGGTAGCCATTGCCGATCCCGCGAGAAATCCGACGGCAGGTGCCAGTAGTGTGAAGGGTCGCGCGAGTACCACAAAGGCGCGGAATCCATTTTGTTCCATAGAATTGCTCATTCGCTTTGGGCCTTTGTTCCCTGCTTATCCACCACGTAAAAACGGGCTGTTTTGAACACTTCAATGTCGCGGTTTAGATCTTTTACGGAGACGACTACTTCGTGTTGACCGGGTGCGATATCTCCCAAATCCAGTTCTACAAAGTTTTCGCTTTTTGTTTGCGTGCCCGTTTGCTCATACCGAATCGTCACTTCCTCTCTGCTACCGCCCGATAGCATCCGGCCCAGCCCCGATAGCGCGCGGATCAGCAGCGGCGTATGGTTGGCGTCTCGCACTGTATAGGCGACTTCGTAGCGCGTCTGTCCAAATGAATCGCGCAGCAAATTGTAGATTTCAAAATAAATAAAAAACGATGTTTCCTGGTAGAATATCCGACCTGGCGAGGGATCGACCCGGAAGCCCGATCTCACAAACTGGCCCGTGGTTCCCGAATCTACCTGAGCTACTGCACGGGCTACCTGGATGCCGCTGACCATCAGTGTATCCCGGTTGTATGAATCTACCGGTACAGCTTTTTGATAAACGCCCATCAAGTCCACTTCTGGGCGCCAGACTTGAACGGCGAGCATATAATCGCCCGGGGGCACGTCCATTGGAAATTCTTCCACCAGTACGGATCTGCTGCCCCGTGGTGCCATGACTTCAACATCGCCCTGTACGCGATAGACTTTTCCAGAGCGCTCGTTGATCAGGGCTACCCGACGCTGTACCCGCGCCGTGTCGCTGGCATCCTGCACATAGAGGTTGCGGGTGGGTACTCCCATGAATACCCGAATTTCTGTATTGTCGTCTGTTCCTTTAAAATCCACTGTATCAAAATGAAAATCCAGTGGTTCGTAATAACTAATGTTATAGACTTCGGGTATGTCCCGGGTGATGCGGGGCATGAAGGTGGCCGGCGAATATTCCGAGAATAGTCGCGATATCCGCAGGGTTTGGTCGTGCCCAAAACGTTCCAAGCGGTTTCGGTCTTCTGTGGTCAGAACGGGCGGCGGCGCGTAATCGTAACGCCCGGAGGTAAATTCGTCGGTAAATACCACTTCGATGCCTCCGCCGATGCGGGTGTAAAACCATACTTCCCATTTCACGGTCATTCCGGCAATGCCCGTTGTCACGGGTTTGTACCCGTAAAATCCCAGGGTGTCTTCAGCGGCCATGCCCGCCCGGGCCTGCATGGAACCTTCAAAGGGCATGCGGGGCAGGTCGTCCAGTTCGGGGTTGTCTTCGTCGATGATGTTGATAAATCTTTCTGTTTTCACTGGATATACAGGTCCCAGAAACGTGTGGTGTACACCATCGGGACCGTAGAGCCGGCGGGCGAGTTCTGTCTGGATGATTTCCACTGGTTGGGGTACGTTGAGGTTTAATGAGCGGGAAGTGGAGCGGTGGTCTGGTTCCCCATAACGGATATAGACCTCACCTCGCCGATCATAGGGAAATTGCTTTCGTCCGTAGTTTTCCCGCGCATAGAGCACCCGCCGATAGTGCTCGCACCATCGCATCAGTCCGCCACTGGCTTTCAGGGGGTCTTTTCTCAGCCAGAATCGCCGCAGGAAATCTCTCCGGCGCTCTGGTGGGCTTTGTCGATAGGCCTCCGCTTCTCTGGATATCGCTACAATCGATATATCCCAGTAGAGTGCTCCTTCCTCTTCAGATAGTGTGGAAATGTATTCTTCAAAAGCGATGAGCGCGTCTTCGAAATTGCCCCGCTCCATGAGTATTTGTCCCAGAATCGCATAGCCCCTCGGGTCTTCCAGCCGACCCAGCAGGCGTTCGGCTTCTGCCTTTTTGCCCGATTCGGCCAGGCTGCGGATAAACAGGTAGGCCGCTTCCTGGTCTTTGGGCTGGCGCTTGAGGTACTGGTCGTAATAATAAACCGCTACCTGATCCAATTTGTCGTCATTGTAGAGCTGGCCAAGAAGCAGATATCCCGGCGCGTATTCGGGATCGATCTGGATTGCCCGTCCCGCCGCTTTTACGGCATCGCCTGTTTCAGATATTCGATAGAGGCGGGCGAGATGGTAGTACATTTTTGCCTGGGTCGAATCCAGTGCTACGGCTCTTTGCAAATGGGGGCGGGCACCCCGCCAGTCGTTTTTCAAATCCAGATAAGCCAGCCCTGAGCCCAGATGCGCTTCCACCCACGCCGAATCGGCCTGCACTGCTTTGCGAAATGCTTTGATAGCGTCGTCGGCCTGTTTAGACTGGAGGTGGAGTTGTCCGATCATGGTCAGCACCCGCGCAGGCTGGGATTGCTGTCCGACGATCTTTTCCAGGTCTTTGACGGCCTGTTTTATACTGTCTTTGTGCGAGGCCTGCAATGCCCGGGCGTAAATCGACTCGGCGTTTTCAGCATGTACCGTTCCGGTCCCGCATAATCCGATAAAAAGGCCAATCGCAAGATAGAAATAATAATTTTTCATTGTGCTGTGTTCACAAGAGATGTGATTCTCCGCAAGGTTTTCTAAAGTATAACAAAAAAATAGAATGGAATCGCTGTTTTTTCGCGCTGGTCTCTCTTCAGGTAAGGCAGTAATTGCATTTTTTGCATACACGCCTTAGATTGTGGATTGAACTGTCCAGGAGTTTTTCATGCGCGTTATTATTTTCTTTTTTATCCTGATAATGCCCCTATCGGCTCACAGTCGCCCGGTGGTCGCGGTTTTGCCTTTTGAAGAGGCGAATACCGATTGGCTCTCGGAGGGTATGGCCTGGAGTTTGTCAGATAAGCTCCGCCGCGTGTCGGCACTGCAAATGGTCGATTCCAATCGGCTGAATGCCGCTCTGTCCCAATATCAGACGCCTGTGCAAATTGGCCAGTCAGCGGGGGCAACACTGGTCCTGTATGGTGCCTGTCGGTTGCAGAAAGACCAGCTCCAGATTTCCGCCCGCGTTTTGCGGGTTGATACTGACCATATTCTGGAACTGGGAGAGGTGGAAGGTCCTCTCGATTCTCTATTCGCCCTGCAGGATAGCGTGATTCGCCGCTTCCTGGACGGTGTTGATCTCAGCTCCACTGTCATCGAATGGGAGGCGATTATTCGCAGACCCACCCGATCAGTTCAGGCGTATATCCACTGGGTGCGCGCCCGGAGTATGCTGACTGGCAATGCCGAGGATCCGGATGTTGTGCGCGGTCACCTCACCCTCGCCCTTGCCGAGGATGCCGATTATGCCGATGCCCACAGCCACCTGGGGTTGCTCTTTGTCGCGCAACGCCGGTTCAGAGAAGCGCTCGGTGCCCTGCAGACCGCTGTGCGCCTCAAGCCGGATGATCCACTGACTCGCTACAATCTGGGGGTGACCTATGCCAGTTTGGGGCAGCCCGATCGCGCTGCTGTCTCGTTCCAGGATGCGATCCGCCTCAAGCCGGATGATCCCATTACCCACTACAATCTGGGTATTCTACACCATCTTCAGGGCAACCACGAGGCTGCTATTGCGCCTTTGCAGACGGCGGTTCGTCTCAAGCCCGATTTTGTGGTCGCCTATCTGACGCTGGGCATTGCCCTTGCCAATACGCAATCCCACACTCGCGCAGAAGACGCACTGAAAGAGGCGATTCGCCTGTCTCCCGAAAATGCTGATGCGCACTACAATCTGGGCGTTGTCTATATCGAGATGGGGCATCGCGATCAGGCGACCGAAGTTTTAGAGCAGGCTATCTCGCACAATCCAGAGCACGCCGATGCCCATTTTAATCTGGGGCGCGCTTATGAGGCACTGGGTCGCTATGATGAAGCTGTCGCTGCCTTCAAACAGGCGGCTCAATTCAATCCCGATTATGCCGATTTGCACTTTAATCTGGGCATTGCCCATACCGAGGCCGGGCGTTTTGAGGAGGCTATTCGCACTCTGCACACTGCCCGCCGGATCTATCCGCAAGATCCGCTCATCTATCACAATATGGGTATTGCCTATCGAAATGCCGCGCGTTTTGAAGAGGCGGAAAATGCTTTTCGAGAAGCGCTGCGTCTCAATCCCCATCTGGCCGATATTCACCTGTCTCTGGGCAGTCTGCAACTGGATATGGGACGCTATGAGCAGGGCCTTTCATCCATTCGAGAGGCTGTGCGCCTGACGTCTAAAAATGCCGATGCTCACCGCTATCTGGGCGAGGCTCTGGCTTATTTGAAACAGTTTCCGGATGCGATTCAGGCTTTCCGAAAAGCCATTGAGCTTAAGGGCGACGATGGAGACGCACATCTCGGTCTGGGTATGGTCTATTTGCAGACTGGGCAAAAAACCGCGGCTGCATCAGCTCTCAAAACGGGTCTTCGACTCAGTCCCGGACACCCCGATTCTCTGGCTATTGCCCGCGAGATCGCGCGGTTGCAGAAGCAGCCTGATCAGGTCAGTACCTACCTGAACCGCGCCCGCGCTTTTGAGGATGCCGGGCTTTTGGACGAAGCGATTAATTCCTACCGCAAAGCCGCCAGTCTCAGTCCCGAGAATGCCGATATTCAGCACGCCCTGGGCATGACCTGCCTGCGGGCGAATCGTCCGGAAGATGCGCTGCCCGCTTTTCGGAAGGTTCTCAGGCTTCGTCCGGATCATCCCGATGCAAATCTCATTCGGGATTTTATTCGCCGCATGGAAGAGGGGCAATGACCATGATTCGCGTCGCGTTGTTCCTGTTCCTGTTTTGCGCGCCCCATTTTGTTGCCGCTGATGCTATCCGTTTTACTGAAATAGCGGAGAAGGCGGGGATCCATTTTGTCCACAGTACCGGAGCCAGGGGCGGATGGCACTATATCGAGACGATGGGTTCTGGCTGTGCGCTTTTCGACGCGGATGGCGATGGGGACCTGGATCTCTATTTGGTTAATGGTGCCAATTTGCCCGGGCAACCGGTTCGGGGTAGCAATGCGCTGTATCGCAATGATACGGATAAAACGATTCGCCTGACCGATATTACCGAATCTTCGGGTGCGCCCGGCCGGGGTTATGGCATGGGCTGCGCTGTGGGCGATGCGGATAATGACGGCGATCTGGATCTCTACGTTACCGGCTATCCCGAAAATATTCTGTATGTGAACAATGGAGATGCTACTTTCAAAGACGCTTCCCGGCAAGCCAATGTGACTGCAGGCGGATGGAGCGCGGGGGCGGCTTTTTTCGATTTTGAAGCCGATGGGGATCTGGATCTCTATGTGGTGCGCTATCTCACGTACGATCCCGCCCGCGAGCCGGTGTGCGAACGCAGTGGTGTGCGGACTTACTGCGCGCCGTACCGGTTTCGAGGTGCTCCCGATTTGTTGTATCTGAATAGTGGTGACGGCACATTTGAAGATATTTCTCAGCGGGCCGGTATCGCCGATCCCCGGGGCAAGGGTCTGGGCGTGCTCTCGCTGGATTACGACCGGGATGGCGATACCGATCTCTATATCGCCAATGATACGACGCCCAATTTTCTCTATCGAAATGATGGCGATCGCTTTACTGAAGTGGGCCTCAAAGCGGGTGTGAGCACAAGTGCTTCGGGCCGTCCACAGGCCGGCATGGGCGTGGATGCTGGCGATGTGGATGGCGATGGGCGCACGGATCTTATTGTTACCAATTTTTCCTATGAGTCAAATGCTTTTTATCACCATACAGAACAGGGTGTTTTTGCCGAGGCCAGTGCCCGCGTGGGGCTTGTGGGACCGAGTACTCTTCCCCTGGGCTTTGGCACACATTTCTTCGACGCGGATAGCGATGGGGATCTGGATCTTTTTGTCGCCAATGGTCATATTTTTCCCAATGTATCGGATTTTTCTTCTGCCGAGTCCTATCCTCAGACCGATCAGTTTTTCCGCAATACCGCAGGTGTTTTTGAAGACGTTTCCGAATCGGCGGGTTTCACATCACCCGCTGTCAGCCGGGGTTCGGCGCTGGGCGATATAGATACCGACGGTGATCTGGATCTGGTTGTGCTCGTCGCCGATGCCAGTCCACATCTCTATCGGAATGATACGCCGCCTGCTCATCCATGGCTTATTGTTGAGATAGAGGGCGCAAATCGCAGTGCGATTGGTACTCGCGTCACCCTTACTGCAGGTGGTCGTACCCAATCTCGAGAGGTGCGAAGTCAATCCGGGTATCTCTCTTCGGGGGATTCGCGCCTCCACTTCGGTTTGGGCGATGCCGAACAGATTGACCGTCTGGATATCTGGTGGCCCTCTGGACGCACCCAAACTCTGAGCAATCTGTCTCCGAATCAGATTCTGGTCATTGGGGAATAGGCTTACCATCCGTGTACAAAGTGTCCACTTCCGGGAAACCAGATCGCATCTACGACACTCGACGCGCCCACGCCCAACAGGTACCCCACTACTATTCCATAGGAAAAGGGCATTGATCGCCGGTAGAGCACTACGCCCCCAAATTTGAGGGTCAGTGCTTTGACGAGCCATACGACAAAAATAGCGAATCCGTACGTATGACTCGGGAAGGCGAGTCCCACGGGGTGAATCGGCCAGGAGGCGAACCGGGTATTCAAGACTGTCAGCAGGCCCGCTTCTCCGACTCCGAACAGCCAGACCAACAGTTTCTGAAAGTCAAAATATGTGGGTTCTGTCCCCTCAATTATGCCTACCTGCCTCAGCATTACGGTCCAATCGTACATATAGGCTGCGTTTAGGCCGCCCTCTGTATAACACAAATAAAGCTGGGCACCACAGGCTACGGCAAAGGCGGCAAGCAGAGAGATGGGCAGAGCACATACGACCAGAAAACGGCGCTTCAGGGCTTGTTGCAATAGTCGAAAAAAATGTGGAATGGCCGGTATCGACAGCATCCGCCCCGAATGCGCGGCCAGTCCGCCGCGGTTTAACACCATTATCCCCGTCAGGTCGGAGGGGGAAAAATTGGCTGTTCCGAGAAGCGTCTTTAGTATCGGTCCACCTTTCTGTCCCTGGGGTGATAGAAATACGAATCCCGTGGCTGCCGCGTATTTGGTCACGCCAAAGTAGATCACGAAAAACAGTGAAAGCTGTAGCAGTGCCGCGACGGGTCGCATGTCCAGAGATATCATCCAGCCTGTGAGAAATGCAAATGCCGCGCTGAATCCCAGCCAGGCCGTGCGGTAGGTTACGGGCGTTCCATCGTCTTTGCTCCGGTCGTCTGATAATGCCTTTTGCAGGGTTTCTTTTAGATGTCCGCGGGCCACCCAGACGGACCAGATCACGAGAAAGACCAGTGCGCCGTGCGCCTCCAGCATCCGTATTTCTCCCGAGGTTGCCGCCTGTCCCTGCATGCCCACTGTAAATCCCGTTCTATCCATCAGTGCTTGTTTGAAAATATTGAGCACAAAAAAGGTCCACACGCTCAGCAGTATATTTAGCGGACACAGGTAGGCCAGCCCCATCAAAAGGGGCTGAATCCTCAGATATAAGGTCGGAAAATCGCGCCCGATGTGTACGGCTTTGGTCAAATAGTGATCGTAGATCCCAATGCGCGGAATTGTGAGAATAAAATATCCGGCAATATTCCAGAAGATCACACCTGCTGTACACGCAAAACCCATCCAGAAAACGGGCGTTCGGAACACGATGGGCAATCGGTGTGCGGGTTCTTCCCGGAGCAGTTCCAGGGGCATTGTCGCCAGGGGAAATGTCAGCCGTTCCCGTTCTACCCACTGTTTGTAAAACAACACGCTGGCAAAAAAACCAGCCATTACCAGTGCCACAGTTCCGGCAAACCACCAGAACAGCGGGGTTAGCCAGTTGCGCCACGGAATGGATTCTTCTGATCCCAGTCCTACGTACAGCTTTTCTACCACCATATCTCCCGGTTCAAAAAACAGCCAGCGGGGCATATAGGCTCCCACGACCTCCCAGAATCGGTTTTCCGGTGAAGAAAAAGCAGAGGGTGCTGAAATATCTGTAATCAAGTACCCGGCCCAGCCCACTGCCGGTGCAGTACCCACCATCCAGACCATTCCGAAAATCACCATTACCTCTGTGCGCGACAGGGCAAAGCGAGGCAAAATTAGCTTTAAAACTGTGTTGATTCCCACCCACAATACCAGGGGCAGCAACGCGGTGACGGGCACGAAGCTTTTCATCAAATTTCGCCCGAAGTAGGTTGCGTACAAACACATGCCCGCAATTGTGATTAGCCCCAGTACAAAAGCCCGAATGGTGAGCGATTCAGATGCTGTTGATGCTTTTTTTTCAGGTTCCGGTGCCGAAGCCATGTTCGCAAACCCCATTTCTCAGGGCATGGGTTCTGTAATATTCACAATTTGTCCTGCGGGCAGGTCTTCTACGACCTGCACTGTTCCGCTGGGCCAGATCACTTTTAGGCGCGTTGCGCGGTCGGCATCTCCCAGTCCAAAATGGATTGCATAGGGGTCGGTTGACCCGAATCCGACGCTTCCGGGTACCTCCCGGAACAGGGTGCGGTTTCCCACTGTCAGGCGCAATTTTGCGCCTATGCCTGATCGGTTGCTTTGACGTCCTTGAAGTGTGATCTGTAACCAGCGATTCTGATTTTCCGACTCGTTGCGGTAAAGCGCGTTTTCGAATAGGTCTCCGTGGTACCATCCGCCTTGCGGTGCGTACACATCCAGGTCGCCATCTGCGTCGTAATCGGCAAATGTGATGCCGTGTCCTTTGCCCAGGTGTCCCATTCCCGCGTATTCGGTCAGGTCGGTAAAGGTCCCGTTCCCGTTGTTGCGATAAAACCGGTTTGGTTCCAGGCGTCCCAGGTCCGGATCGCCCGTCCCGAAGTACACGTCCAGGTACCCGTCGTTATCTATATCTCCCACATTGCCGCCCATCACGCCGTGGGCATAGATGAATCCCGTTTCGTAGGATACATCTGTGAAGCGCCAGCCTTCGATCGGTCCCTCGTTGCGGTATAGCTTGGGCGTTGGATAGGCCGGGTCGGTGGGTGCGGTATAGCCGATCCGCTGGCCCTCTAAGCTCTCTTTGAATCCGGCAAGGCAGGTGGTCAGGATATCCAGATCGCCGTCGTTGTCGTAGTCGAAGAAGAACGATACATAGCCTCGAAGGGTGCCGCTTCCGGCGACGTTGGAAGCCCGTGCGACATCGACAAATGTTCCGTCGCCGCGATTTCGATACAGGGCATTGGGCGTCTCAAAGCCGGTTACAAAGAGGTCCAGGTCTCCGTCTAAGTCGTAATCGCCAAAGGCCGCACCTACCGTGCCCAGGTCAAAATGAAGGCCCGCTTCGTTTGTGGTTTCGACAAATGTTCCGTTTCCATTGTTGCGGTAGTGTGCGTTTGAGGATCCGTCTCCGGCAATGCCATTTGCGATAAATAAATCCAGGTTGCCATCGTTGTCCGTATCGCCCCACAGGGAGACAAATCCCGATCCCTCGTCATTTGTGCCCGAAGCCGCGGATACATCGGTGAATTGGCCGCCATCATTGCGGTAGAGCGCGTTTGAGCCTGGGCCGGACCACCCGCTGCGGGCGATGTAGAGGTCCAGGTCGCCATCGTTGTCGTAATCGACGAGATTTCCCGAGAATCCCGAATCCACGTCTTTCAGGCCGATGTGGTTGCTGATATCCACAAATTGCGTTCCATCGTTGCGGTAAAATGCGAGGTACGTGTCGCATCCCTGCGCCAGCAGATCCAGGTCGCCGTCGCCGTCGATATCTCCCCAGGCACTCGGCCCGGCTCCGTCCAATTTGGCTACGCCCAGGTCGCGGGCCACATCTGTAAAGCGCACGGGCTGGGGGGTATCTGTGGATTCGGGGCGCTGGTCGAAGCGATAATAAGACCACAACGACCAGGGATAACCGCCGAGTTTGTCATAGGCTTGTTTCAAGTTCCACTGGGTGCGGAAAAACCATTCGTCTGTTTCCGGCAGGGCGCGCAACAAATTTAAGAATGTTTCGGCTGATTTTCGATAGTGTCCCGCGCGGTAATAGGCTACGCCCATCCGATCCGGTACGCGGAGATCCAGGCGGTCTTTTTGCATTTGCATCGCTACTTTCAAGCGTTCAATTGCCGCTTCGTAATCCCCCATTCTCAGAAGGGCGAGGCCAGCCAGATAGCGCGCTTCTGCATCGTTTATGGCGTTATCGGATAATTTATCGGCGTGGTGAAATGCGCGTTCCAGCAAGATGCGGGAGTCGTTCAGGGGCATGATTTGTCCGCTGCTTCCCATTTTCTGATTTTCAAACCAGATGGTTTCCCCGCCCAGCAACCAGGTGACGTATTCTTTTCGCACGTCCAGCATCAGGGGTTGTTTTATGAGAGCTGCTTCAAATTGCGCTGCCGCGCGGGCGGGTTCTCTTTGTGATCGGTAAAGCCTCGCGAGCCAGGTTCGCGCCTCGACTGCATCCGGATTGCGGGCTACTGCTCGCTCAAACGCAGTTACCGCTTCGGAGCGGTTTTGGATTGCGAGTACTTTGCCCAGGTGGAGATAGGCCGCGCTTTGCGTCGAGTCGATTTGAATACATCGGCGGAACTCGGCTTCGGCAGCTTCGTGCTGCGCCCGCCGCATGCTTTCTATTCCTTGCTGGAGATGCGTGGTATAATCCATCCGCATGCCCGGAGAAGGGGTTTTTTGCTCACCGCATCCGATTGACAGGACAATCAGCAGCAGAAGGATTACAATCATGTCAGACCACCCGTCCATCTACGAGTTTTATCTGGCGGTCTGCTCGATTTGCCAGATCCAGGTTGTGCGTGGATAGCACGATTGTCACTCCTTCGGTGTGGTTCATATTTCGCAATAATGTCACAATCTCATTTCCTCGTTTTGAATCCAGGTTACCAGTCGGTTCGTCTGCGAGCAAGATCTCGGGGTTGTTTACGAGTGCGCGTGCAATGGCTACCCGTTGCTGTTCGCCCCCCGATAGTTCGCGGGGCAGGTGATCTGATCGGTGCTGCAAATCCACGCGCGCCAGCAAGTCCCTTATCCGGTCGCGTCGATGCAGTGCGCGGGAAAAGAGGAGGGGGAGTGCCACATTTTCTTCGACGGTCAATGTGGGTACCAGGCAATAGTCTT
This Gemmatimonadota bacterium DNA region includes the following protein-coding sequences:
- a CDS encoding GWxTD domain-containing protein gives rise to the protein MKNYYFYLAIGLFIGLCGTGTVHAENAESIYARALQASHKDSIKQAVKDLEKIVGQQSQPARVLTMIGQLHLQSKQADDAIKAFRKAVQADSAWVEAHLGSGLAYLDLKNDWRGARPHLQRAVALDSTQAKMYYHLARLYRISETGDAVKAAGRAIQIDPEYAPGYLLLGQLYNDDKLDQVAVYYYDQYLKRQPKDQEAAYLFIRSLAESGKKAEAERLLGRLEDPRGYAILGQILMERGNFEDALIAFEEYISTLSEEEGALYWDISIVAISREAEAYRQSPPERRRDFLRRFWLRKDPLKASGGLMRWCEHYRRVLYARENYGRKQFPYDRRGEVYIRYGEPDHRSTSRSLNLNVPQPVEIIQTELARRLYGPDGVHHTFLGPVYPVKTERFINIIDEDNPELDDLPRMPFEGSMQARAGMAAEDTLGFYGYKPVTTGIAGMTVKWEVWFYTRIGGGIEVVFTDEFTSGRYDYAPPPVLTTEDRNRLERFGHDQTLRISRLFSEYSPATFMPRITRDIPEVYNISYYEPLDFHFDTVDFKGTDDNTEIRVFMGVPTRNLYVQDASDTARVQRRVALINERSGKVYRVQGDVEVMAPRGSRSVLVEEFPMDVPPGDYMLAVQVWRPEVDLMGVYQKAVPVDSYNRDTLMVSGIQVARAVAQVDSGTTGQFVRSGFRVDPSPGRIFYQETSFFIYFEIYNLLRDSFGQTRYEVAYTVRDANHTPLLIRALSGLGRMLSGGSREEVTIRYEQTGTQTKSENFVELDLGDIAPGQHEVVVSVKDLNRDIEVFKTARFYVVDKQGTKAQSE
- a CDS encoding tetratricopeptide repeat protein, which gives rise to MRVIIFFFILIMPLSAHSRPVVAVLPFEEANTDWLSEGMAWSLSDKLRRVSALQMVDSNRLNAALSQYQTPVQIGQSAGATLVLYGACRLQKDQLQISARVLRVDTDHILELGEVEGPLDSLFALQDSVIRRFLDGVDLSSTVIEWEAIIRRPTRSVQAYIHWVRARSMLTGNAEDPDVVRGHLTLALAEDADYADAHSHLGLLFVAQRRFREALGALQTAVRLKPDDPLTRYNLGVTYASLGQPDRAAVSFQDAIRLKPDDPITHYNLGILHHLQGNHEAAIAPLQTAVRLKPDFVVAYLTLGIALANTQSHTRAEDALKEAIRLSPENADAHYNLGVVYIEMGHRDQATEVLEQAISHNPEHADAHFNLGRAYEALGRYDEAVAAFKQAAQFNPDYADLHFNLGIAHTEAGRFEEAIRTLHTARRIYPQDPLIYHNMGIAYRNAARFEEAENAFREALRLNPHLADIHLSLGSLQLDMGRYEQGLSSIREAVRLTSKNADAHRYLGEALAYLKQFPDAIQAFRKAIELKGDDGDAHLGLGMVYLQTGQKTAAASALKTGLRLSPGHPDSLAIAREIARLQKQPDQVSTYLNRARAFEDAGLLDEAINSYRKAASLSPENADIQHALGMTCLRANRPEDALPAFRKVLRLRPDHPDANLIRDFIRRMEEGQ
- a CDS encoding CRTAC1 family protein, with the protein product MTMIRVALFLFLFCAPHFVAADAIRFTEIAEKAGIHFVHSTGARGGWHYIETMGSGCALFDADGDGDLDLYLVNGANLPGQPVRGSNALYRNDTDKTIRLTDITESSGAPGRGYGMGCAVGDADNDGDLDLYVTGYPENILYVNNGDATFKDASRQANVTAGGWSAGAAFFDFEADGDLDLYVVRYLTYDPAREPVCERSGVRTYCAPYRFRGAPDLLYLNSGDGTFEDISQRAGIADPRGKGLGVLSLDYDRDGDTDLYIANDTTPNFLYRNDGDRFTEVGLKAGVSTSASGRPQAGMGVDAGDVDGDGRTDLIVTNFSYESNAFYHHTEQGVFAEASARVGLVGPSTLPLGFGTHFFDADSDGDLDLFVANGHIFPNVSDFSSAESYPQTDQFFRNTAGVFEDVSESAGFTSPAVSRGSALGDIDTDGDLDLVVLVADASPHLYRNDTPPAHPWLIVEIEGANRSAIGTRVTLTAGGRTQSREVRSQSGYLSSGDSRLHFGLGDAEQIDRLDIWWPSGRTQTLSNLSPNQILVIGE
- a CDS encoding tetratricopeptide repeat protein, with the translated sequence MDGWSDMIVILLLLIVLSIGCGEQKTPSPGMRMDYTTHLQQGIESMRRAQHEAAEAEFRRCIQIDSTQSAAYLHLGKVLAIQNRSEAVTAFERAVARNPDAVEARTWLARLYRSQREPARAAAQFEAALIKQPLMLDVRKEYVTWLLGGETIWFENQKMGSSGQIMPLNDSRILLERAFHHADKLSDNAINDAEARYLAGLALLRMGDYEAAIERLKVAMQMQKDRLDLRVPDRMGVAYYRAGHYRKSAETFLNLLRALPETDEWFFRTQWNLKQAYDKLGGYPWSLWSYYRFDQRPESTDTPQPVRFTDVARDLGVAKLDGAGPSAWGDIDGDGDLDLLAQGCDTYLAFYRNDGTQFVDISNHIGLKDVDSGFSGNLVDYDNDGDLDLYIARSGWSGPGSNALYRNDGGQFTDVSAASGTNDEGSGFVSLWGDTDNDGNLDLFIANGIAGDGSSNAHYRNNGNGTFVETTNEAGLHFDLGTVGAAFGDYDLDGDLDLFVTGFETPNALYRNRGDGTFVDVARASNVAGSGTLRGYVSFFFDYDNDGDLDILTTCLAGFKESLEGQRIGYTAPTDPAYPTPKLYRNEGPIEGWRFTDVSYETGFIYAHGVMGGNVGDIDNDGYLDVYFGTGDPDLGRLEPNRFYRNNGNGTFTDLTEYAGMGHLGKGHGITFADYDADGDLDVYAPQGGWYHGDLFENALYRNESENQNRWLQITLQGRQSNRSGIGAKLRLTVGNRTLFREVPGSVGFGSTDPYAIHFGLGDADRATRLKVIWPSGTVQVVEDLPAGQIVNITEPMP
- a CDS encoding ABC transporter ATP-binding protein produces the protein MSAILAQGLTRIYRRSAEEIAALFGADLIVEPGEFVAITGASGAGKTTLLNLLGCLDRPTSGLLKLLDRDVSTLRGKDLETMRRQHVGFVFQDYCLVPTLTVEENVALPLLFSRALHRRDRIRDLLARVDLQHRSDHLPRELSGGEQQRVAIARALVNNPEILLADEPTGNLDSKRGNEIVTLLRNMNHTEGVTIVLSTHNLDLANRADRQIKLVDGRVV